Part of the Sulfurimonas sp. genome, CTTTAAAAAAGAGAAGTACGGCAACTGCTATTAAAGCAAGTGCAAAAGCCATATATGAGTATCTAAAAAGGTTTATAAAAAGTCTATCAAAATTACTTGAACGAGATATTAAAATAACCTCTTCAAGAGGCATATCAAGACATGCTACATATTTTAGTTCACCGTGTTCATCAAAAATAGGTTGAGATGCCGTGACACAAAGCTCGCCTGTAATAATGGACGGGTACGGGTCGGTTATCGTACATCGCTCTTCTCTAACCGCACGATAATAATAGGCGCGATCCGCTCTTATTTTTCCGGCATCTTCATCAATCTGTTTTGCCGGCGTATATGTCGGTGAAATTTGAACTCCGCGATTATCAAGAAGATATACCCCCTCGCAATGCTCTAAATCCGCTTTAATCTTTAAAAGCCGTGGAACTATCATCTCAACGGATAACGATGGCAGTCTGTTTGGAATATTTTTTGAAAAAAGATAACAAAAATATGCTCTTGCTTTGGTACGACCTTCAGAAAAATTTTGAATATCACCTATAACCATTTTTGCAACCCTTGTTGATTTTTTTCATAACCTAGATCCTGAATCAAGTTCAGGATGACGAAAACTCATAAATCTCGTTATTCAAAACTTGATTTAGAATCTAATTTTTAGGTTAGGAAAGAAGTATATTTATTTTTTAGCTGTTGTAATTATACCAAAGGCATTGTAACAATTTCATTTGATATAATCCATTTTTAAAATGAATTGGAGCTATTTTACTTATGGGATTTAAACTTTTTTTAATATTTGAAAATTTTTTAATGATTTTGCCGAAAAAATGCAGAAAAAGTTTTTTTCTCTTTTTGGCAAAACTGGCATACTACCTATCTCCAAGATACAGAAATGTCGGATTTATAAATTTAGATTTTACATTCGGTGACACGCTTAGCCAAAAAGCCAAAGAGGAGATTGTTAAGTACAGCTTTAAAAACCTGCTGCTTAATTTTTTACATCTAATGGAAATCAGACATATGAGTAAAGAAGATTTGGCAAAAAAAATAACCGTAAAAAATATCCAAGCGGTGCAAAAAGCACATGAAGAGCAAAGAGCGGTAATATTCGTAACATCACACTACTGTGCTTGGGAGTTGGGCGGCGCGGCAATCGGAGCTTTTGCGGAACCGATAGCCGCCGTTTATAAAAAGATGAAAAATCCCTACTATCAAAAGTGGGTTTTAGAATCCCGCTCTCATCTTGGAAACAAATCATTAGAAAAATCAAATGTGATAAAACCTCTTATAAGGCTTATTAAAAACGGCGAGGCATGCGGTATTTTGATTGATACGGGTATCAATCAAAGAGAAGGTGTAGAAGTTCAGTTTTTGGGAAAAAGTACCCGTCAGACATCAACACCCGCATACTTGGCAAGAAAGTATAATGCGGCGATTATTCCCGTTATTATAAAAACGGAAGATGAGGAAAATTTCACTTTAATATTTTTTGACGAGATAGCCGTAGAGAAAAGCGATAACGAAGAGGAAGATATCCAAAAAGCGACTCAGCTTCAAGCAGATTGGCTTACAAAAATTATAACGGACGACCCAAAATTTTGGTTTTGGATACATCGCAGATTTAAAGGCGAACATAAAGAGATTTATGAAAAAAAAGGTTGATTGCCTGCTAAAACTCTTTAACTCTTGCTTCAAACAGCTTTAATAGCGTTAAAAAAAGCGCCGTTATTGCAGGTCCTAAAATCATTCCCCAAAAACCGAATGTCGCAAGCCCTGCAATAATAGCAAAGAAAATCACAAGCTCGTCTACCCTTGCATCATCTTCTTTGAGAAGTCTTTTATTGATCTCTTTGATAATAAGCGGTTTTATAAAAGTATCCGCAACAATTGAGATCATTACCACCGAATACAGAGCTATAAAGATACCGTTTGACTCATTTCCGAGCGAAAATTCAAAAAGCATAAAAGGGAGCCACATAACTGCTCCGCCTATAACGGGAATCAGTGAGGCAAATCCGTACATTACGCCGAATAAAATACCGTTATACCCGATATATGATATAGCCAATCCAAATAAAATACCTTGAAACATAGCATTTACGATGATTGAGTAAAAAACCACTCCCATAACGGATGAAAGCTCTTTAATGAGTATGGAACTCTCTTCAACGGACATCTGAACGACTCTTCTTAAAAATGTAAAAATATACTCTCCGTTATATAAAACAAAAAAGTAAAAAATTATTATCAGAAATGAATTTTTTAAAAAGCCGACGCTAAATGCGCCTACGGTTCCGGTATAAGAGAGCGCTCTCTCGCCGAATGAAGCAATATCCAACTTTTCAACACTCTCTAATATATATGGTTTTGCAAACGCAAGATATTCAGGCGGATTTTCAACTTTTGCCAATATATACTGTTTAATATTCATTAAAATTTGAGGATCCAAATTATTTAACTCTATGCTTAGAGTTATCAAAAAATATCCAAGAGGAACGAAAAATAAAACTGCCAACAAAAATGCAGATGCCATCGAAGCATAAAATCTGTTTTTTAAATATTTTAAAAAAATATCCTGTATATTTGAAGTCGAAATCGCAAGCAGTGCGGCTATAGTCATAGCAAGCAAAAACGGCGCATATAAAAGATACATCCAATAAAGAGATGTGACAAAAAGCACACCTACGAAATATAGCGGCTTCAAAACAGACCTCCCTCATCTATGGTCGGAAAATTGACATTTAAAATAGCATAAGTGCTTTTTGTCGCCTTTCTTCCTTTAGCCGTTCTCTCCAAATATCCGTTTGCTATAAGGTAAGGCTCCAAAACATCCTCTACGGTTCCCTCATCTTCGCTAAGCGCCGCCGCAATGGTACTAAGTCCGATTGCCCTGCCGTTTGCTCCGACCAAAAGAGTTAAAAGCCTGATATCCATCTCATCAAATCCGTGCGAATTTATACCGAGTTCGTTAAGTGCGTACTCGGTTCTTGAGCGCAATATATTTTTTTCATTTGCAACATCTGCAAAATCTCTTACGCGACGCAAAAGCCTCAAAGCTATACGAGGAGTCCCGCGGCTTCGCTTTGCTATTTCGATGCTAGCTTCATGAGCTATCTCTTTGTTTAATTTATTTGAAGCTTGAGAGATGATTTTTGCCAGTTCCTCCGGAGAATAAAACTGCATTCTAAAATTCATACCAAATCTGTCGCGAAGCGGATTTGAGAGCATACCCGCTCTTGTCGTAGCACCGATAAGCGTGAAACGGGGCAAATCTATCTTTACGGTCTGTGCAGCAGGTCCGCTTCCGATGATGATATCGATTCTAAAATCTTCCATCGATGAGTAGAGTATCTCTTCAACAGCCGGAGAGAGGCGGTGAATCTCATCTATAAAGAGTATATCGCCCTCTTCTAAGTTTGTAAGAATTGCTGCCAAATCACCGCTTTTTTCTATCATAGGAGCG contains:
- a CDS encoding AI-2E family transporter, with protein sequence MKPLYFVGVLFVTSLYWMYLLYAPFLLAMTIAALLAISTSNIQDIFLKYLKNRFYASMASAFLLAVLFFVPLGYFLITLSIELNNLDPQILMNIKQYILAKVENPPEYLAFAKPYILESVEKLDIASFGERALSYTGTVGAFSVGFLKNSFLIIIFYFFVLYNGEYIFTFLRRVVQMSVEESSILIKELSSVMGVVFYSIIVNAMFQGILFGLAISYIGYNGILFGVMYGFASLIPVIGGAVMWLPFMLFEFSLGNESNGIFIALYSVVMISIVADTFIKPLIIKEINKRLLKEDDARVDELVIFFAIIAGLATFGFWGMILGPAITALFLTLLKLFEARVKEF
- a CDS encoding lipid A biosynthesis lauroyl acyltransferase; the protein is MGFKLFLIFENFLMILPKKCRKSFFLFLAKLAYYLSPRYRNVGFINLDFTFGDTLSQKAKEEIVKYSFKNLLLNFLHLMEIRHMSKEDLAKKITVKNIQAVQKAHEEQRAVIFVTSHYCAWELGGAAIGAFAEPIAAVYKKMKNPYYQKWVLESRSHLGNKSLEKSNVIKPLIRLIKNGEACGILIDTGINQREGVEVQFLGKSTRQTSTPAYLARKYNAAIIPVIIKTEDEENFTLIFFDEIAVEKSDNEEEDIQKATQLQADWLTKIITDDPKFWFWIHRRFKGEHKEIYEKKG
- a CDS encoding PDC sensor domain-containing protein, whose product is MVIGDIQNFSEGRTKARAYFCYLFSKNIPNRLPSLSVEMIVPRLLKIKADLEHCEGVYLLDNRGVQISPTYTPAKQIDEDAGKIRADRAYYYRAVREERCTITDPYPSIITGELCVTASQPIFDEHGELKYVACLDMPLEEVILISRSSNFDRLFINLFRYSYMAFALALIAVAVLLFFKGMQSFFIYEITPRHFEIKDVFEATILITLALAIFDLAKTIIEEEIFGKDKEHSISGPHKTMVRFLGSIIIALSIEALMLVFKFAITDPEKIIYAMYIVAGVSMLLITLAIYIKFTKLKIED
- the ruvB gene encoding Holliday junction branch migration DNA helicase RuvB — encoded protein: MQRLVEIERFDNEESCEVTLRPSAWSEYIGQEQIKKNLGVFIEASKKRGEALDHILFFGPPGLGKTTLALIIANEMNANIKVTAAPMIEKSGDLAAILTNLEEGDILFIDEIHRLSPAVEEILYSSMEDFRIDIIIGSGPAAQTVKIDLPRFTLIGATTRAGMLSNPLRDRFGMNFRMQFYSPEELAKIISQASNKLNKEIAHEASIEIAKRSRGTPRIALRLLRRVRDFADVANEKNILRSRTEYALNELGINSHGFDEMDIRLLTLLVGANGRAIGLSTIAAALSEDEGTVEDVLEPYLIANGYLERTAKGRKATKSTYAILNVNFPTIDEGGLF